A stretch of Bacillus pseudomycoides DNA encodes these proteins:
- a CDS encoding catalase encodes MNPNNRLTTNQGAPVGDNQNSRTAGRRGPVLLEDYHLVEKLAHFDRERIPERVVHARGAGAHGVFVTKNSMKAYTKAAFLQNEGTETPLFVRFSTVIHGQGSPETARDPRGFAVKFYTEEGNYDLVGNHLPVFFIRDAIKFPDMVHSLKPAPDTNIQTPDRYWDFMTLSPESTHMLTWVFSDYGTPANYRQMEGFGVHSFKWINAEGKIVYVKYHWKPQQNVRNFSAKEVEQVQGKDFNHATRDLFDAIKRGDYPKWDLYVQVMQLDEMDSLDFDPLDPTKVWSEDRFPLIEVGTMTLNRNPENFFAEVEQVAFSPSATVPGIEPSEDKLLQGRLFSYPDTQRYRLGANYLQIPVNCPYAAVHNQQRDGAMQMNQQPSTINYEPSRHAENPVEDPTYRDSTMKLEDYVSREKIEKPNDFKQAGERYRSFSKEEKDNLIANLTNDLKDVHEQTKLLAICNFFRADREYGMRLAKALNVDISAYVGKPAK; translated from the coding sequence ATGAATCCAAATAATCGCTTAACAACAAACCAAGGTGCTCCAGTGGGAGATAACCAAAATTCTCGTACAGCTGGTCGCCGTGGCCCGGTATTATTAGAAGATTATCATTTAGTAGAAAAGCTTGCTCATTTTGATCGTGAGCGTATTCCAGAGCGTGTAGTACATGCGCGTGGCGCAGGTGCTCATGGTGTTTTCGTAACGAAAAATAGCATGAAAGCATATACGAAAGCAGCGTTTTTACAAAACGAGGGAACAGAAACACCTTTATTTGTTCGTTTCTCAACAGTTATTCATGGTCAAGGTTCTCCAGAAACAGCTCGTGATCCACGTGGTTTTGCGGTGAAATTTTATACAGAAGAAGGAAACTATGATCTTGTAGGTAACCATTTACCTGTATTCTTCATTCGTGATGCGATTAAATTCCCTGATATGGTACATTCTTTAAAACCAGCACCAGATACAAATATTCAAACGCCAGATCGTTACTGGGATTTCATGACGTTATCACCAGAATCTACTCATATGTTAACTTGGGTATTCTCTGATTACGGTACGCCTGCAAACTATCGTCAAATGGAAGGTTTCGGTGTGCATTCATTTAAATGGATTAATGCAGAAGGTAAAATTGTCTATGTGAAATACCACTGGAAACCACAACAAAACGTGCGTAACTTCAGTGCAAAAGAAGTAGAACAAGTACAAGGAAAAGACTTTAACCATGCAACTCGTGACTTATTCGATGCGATTAAGCGCGGAGATTATCCGAAATGGGATCTGTATGTACAGGTAATGCAACTTGATGAAATGGATTCTTTAGACTTTGATCCATTAGATCCAACAAAAGTATGGTCAGAAGATCGCTTCCCATTAATTGAAGTTGGAACAATGACATTGAATCGTAATCCAGAAAACTTCTTCGCAGAAGTGGAACAAGTAGCATTCTCACCAAGTGCAACTGTACCTGGTATTGAACCATCAGAAGATAAATTATTACAAGGACGCTTATTCTCTTACCCAGATACGCAGCGTTACCGCCTTGGTGCGAACTACTTACAGATTCCGGTAAACTGCCCGTATGCAGCTGTTCACAATCAACAGCGTGATGGTGCAATGCAAATGAATCAACAGCCATCAACAATTAACTACGAGCCGAGTCGTCATGCGGAAAATCCAGTCGAGGACCCAACGTATCGCGATTCAACTATGAAGCTTGAAGACTATGTATCTCGTGAAAAAATCGAGAAACCAAACGACTTTAAGCAAGCAGGTGAGCGTTACCGTTCATTCTCGAAAGAAGAAAAAGATAACTTAATCGCAAACTTAACAAACGACTTAAAAGATGTACATGAACAAACAAAATTGCTTGCGATTTGTAACTTCTTCCGTGCGGATCGTGAGTACGGTATGCGCTTGGCGAAAGCGTTAAATGTTGATATTTCAGCGTATGTAGGAAAACCTGCGAAGTAA